The window GGGGCTGGTCGCCCGTGGGCTCGAAGGGTGCGTGAAGGATGAACCGCCGGCTCATGGCCCCTCCGGAAACGCGGGGCGGCGGACCGGGGCCGCCCCGCGGGAGGGCCATTCTACGCCCGGAGCCATCAGACGTCGTGGAGGGCGGCCTCCACCGGAAGGACCCACGCGTGGGTGGATTCGCAGAGCTTGTGGTCCTCCTTGCACTGGCGGATGCAGTCCATCAGGCCGGGGACCGCCTCGTCGGGGACCACCGAAACCACCACCACGGAAGCTCCGGGGTGGATCCGGTCCCCCCTCTTCATGCCCGACGCCCCCGCGCCCCACACTTCTGGGATCACGGTGTACCCGGTCACGCCCTTCTCCCTCAGCGTGTTCATGCAGTGGGGTTCGTATTCGCTGTCCGTCACCAGAAAGAGCATCTTCATATCCAGACTCCGCTTCCGTCGCGATCGAACGGGAACTCACTCCTCTTCCTCGAGGGCCTCGTCCTCCACGGGCGGCTTGTCGCCGTAGAAAAGGACGTACAGGATGGGGATGGCGCCCCAGGACAGGAGGGTGGACGCCACTTCCCCGGCCATGAGGGCCACGGCCATGCCCTGGAAGATGGGATCCGCCAGCATGACCGAGGAACCCACGACGACGGCCAGGGCCGTGAGCAGCATGGGCCGGAAACGCACGGCTCCCCCTTCCACCACGGCGTCCTTGAGGGGCATCCCCTGGCGCATTTTCATCTCGGCGAAATCGATCACGAGAATGGAATTTCTGACGACGATGCCCGCCAGCGCGATGAACCCGATCATGGAGGTGGCCGTGAAGAAGACGCCGGCGGCGGCGTGGGCGGGAAGGATCCCAACCAGGGACAGGGGGATGGGCGTCATGATGGCCAGGGGCGTCAGGTAGCTCTTGAACCATCCCACCACCAGGATGTACATGAACACGAGCACCAGGGCGAAGGCGATCCCCAAATCCCGGAAGACCTCGTAGGTGATCTGCCACTCCCCGTCCCACTTGACGGCGTATCGGTCGGAAAGGAGCGGGACCGCCGTGTAGAAGCGCTTCAGGCCCGTGGTCCCGTCGGGCAGGCGGAGGCCGTCGAGGGCGCGGTTGAGCTTGAACATGGCGTAGACAGGGCTCTCCTCCACCCCCGCCACGTCCCCGACCACATACACCACGCGCCTGAGGTTCTTGTGGTAGATCTCCTGGGGGATCGCGGCCTTTCGAACGTCCACCACCTGCGACACGGGGATGAGCGTCCCCTGCCGGTTCTGAATCTGCAGGGAGGAGAGGGCGGCGAGATCGAAGCGGGACTCGCGGGGCATGCGGAGGGTGATCGGCACCGTCTCGCGCTCCCGCGGCATGTGGGCCAGGGTCACGGTGGCGCCGTGGACGGCCATGGAGACCGCCTGGCTCACCTCGGCCACGGAGAGGCCGGCGGCGGAAGCTTTCCTGGGGTCCACCACCAGGTCGATTTGCTCCTGGGGGGCCACGGCGTAGATGTCGGCGTCCACGACGCCGGCCGTGTCCCGGAAGATCTTCAGAACCTCCTGCCCCGCCTGGAATTGCCCCCCGAGATCGGGGCCGTAAATCTCGGCCACGAGGGTCGAGAGGACCGGGGGCCCCGGCGGGATCTCCACGACCTTCAGGGCGACTCCGAGTTCCGCCGCCAGAGGCTCCAGAAGGGTGCGGGCCTCCTTGGCCAGGTCATGGCTCTGGCGGCT is drawn from Acidobacteriota bacterium and contains these coding sequences:
- a CDS encoding PG0541 family transporter-associated protein, giving the protein MKMLFLVTDSEYEPHCMNTLREKGVTGYTVIPEVWGAGASGMKRGDRIHPGASVVVVSVVPDEAVPGLMDCIRQCKEDHKLCESTHAWVLPVEAALHDV